The genome window GGGCATTGGAGGAACCCATAATATCAGGGATGAGAATGCAGTTTGCCAAAAAGTCTGAAAAATTAGTCAGCGGGGGCGAAGCCCTGGTGGGGGAAGCCCCCAGGATTTTAACCCCTGCAAAGGCTAAATCCTTAATTTCAAccttgaaataataaatatatattaatgttaaaacaaacaaaaactcaaAGCAAGTAGgggtgtttttattatttgaaaaagcataatgaaacaaatatttacacatGATGACGTATACAGACTATATACATGAagattattaattatttttccttCTTTTTAACACTAACATCTCCAGGACATTGAGTTAGCTTTGCGCTTCAGCTGGGAAAATGGGACGTTAGTGTTTTTCCCTGGCAGTGGATCTGAGCTAATATTTTGTTGCTGAtgtaaaatttttgattttttggtcACTGCGTCAGACACTGATGTGGACGGTTGTAGAATTTTTTTTGGGGTCTttttctttaacaaaaaatggtGTTTTCTCATGGATCTTCTCTCCGCTAAAGCCACCTTACGTTTTCTTTCTGCCTTTGTTTGCAGATTTTTCTTCAGCGTTGTTCCTTGGCAAGCTTTCTTTCGCCAAGGACTTTCTTGTATTCTTTAGCAGAATTTCTTAAGTTGATACACAAATTCCGGTCAACCTTGTCATGGAGTTTGTCATTGCGTGTAAACATCTTCACTACAGTCGTGTTATGGGCTTTCATATAATATTTCACAGTTTGATGAGCGCTGTATGTTTCAATATTCATACGACACGAGCGAATGTCTATAACATCACCCATGGTATTGAATGAAGATTCCACTTGAGGACCATGGAAAACACTCAAGATACTCATTACAACCTTGCACAGCTCGTTGTACTTTCCGGTCTTCTGTACTTTTGCCCACCATTCGTCTACACGCATTTCCTCCTGGATATAAGGAGGCAGGTTCATAACATCCACCTGTATCTGGCGAACTTGGAGAGAATACTTCTCTTTTTCTGTTTCTTCCAAACAGGAAACCAATTTTTCTAAATCAACTAACCGTTTCGATGTCAAGGCGTGACCTCTGGCTGTTGGGTCAACTGCAGATATACAGCTTAGCAGCTTGTTATCTAGCGGAAGTTTTTTCTGTAAGTACTTGGCACATTCTGCATATGCATTACTAGCCTGGCTAATGAAAAACAGCACTGTCAAATCTGCTCTTTTACTACTTTTGACAATTTCGCAGACGCCCGATCCAAAGAAGACATCCTTCTCTTTTAAAAGAATCTCTGTGTTATTTAGATCCATCTTCTTCAGCTGAGAACAGCTTGCTGGTATCTGTTCCGGCTTAGTGAAACAGGAAAGAAAATCCCGGAACAACTCCTCCACCTTGTCATGCATTACATGAATCAGAGGCTCTTTACTTTGAAATAGGCATACATAGCTCTTCATCATTGGCAGCGTTGATTGGTAAAAATGCATTATAAGAAATGATTTCTTACACTTGTATAACAACACCTTGTCAATTATGCGCAATTTCCTGGATTTTCCAGCATCAGTCAACTTTTTGTTCGCAAGCACCTGGTGTATATTAGTCAATCTCTCTCTAGCTGCTACTCCGACACATTTCTTTCTATAAATGTCAACGACCATGGCATAATAAGTGGGTTTCAGAGCTGCAGGGACAAATGAGAAGTAAAATACCTTGAAGACATCCATCAGACGAAGCGTGCTGACTGATAGTCATCGCTGGGACTAACAAATCGCTCGGGCATGTTGAACGTAACTCCAAGAAGTTCACAGGCTTCTGAAAAATAATCACGCAGATCAACTGACCATTTCAGATCAGTAAATAGTCCTTCAACCCAATAATTAAATGGTGAGCAAAACTTCTTGCATGCATTATGCACATGGTGACATATGTCACCATCTATATCTAAGAGCTGTGGAGCTTTAGTGTCTCGAATCAGTTTTTCCAGGCCGTTCTTAGATCCTCGCATAACAGCACACGAATCCATTAGAATAGAAACTACTAAGTTTGACCACGGTAGACTGTACTTTTCGAAAAGATTGAGAAGGACATCAGAGAGATTTAGTATCAACTTTAATAACTTCGATGGAAGCTAAATGTTCGACCACAACATGTTGCTCTGTTTCAGAAAAATAGCTTACAAGGATTGCGAACACGCGCTTATGGCTGTTGCCTGTACTTTCATCTATGTTCAGTGAAAATATAGAGAGATTTAGTATCAACTTTAATAACTTCGATGGAAGCTAAATGTTCGACCACAACATGTTGCTCTGTTTCAGAAAAATAGCTTACAAGGATTGCGAACACGCGCTTATGGCTGTTGCTTGTACTTTCATCTATGTTCAGTGAAAATTTACACTTCCTAATTTCGGCTAAAGTTCTGTCCAAGAGTGTCTTACTCAAACCATGTGT of Ciona intestinalis unplaced genomic scaffold, KH HT000285.1, whole genome shotgun sequence contains these proteins:
- the LOC113475366 gene encoding uncharacterized protein LOC113475366, whose protein sequence is MVSLFKDPDGRDSSIQPLVPLADRVNNAQAMVLAVISENNLPLSIAPVLINLAKELSKDKKVLDNLTMDRTTASYKLTHGLSKTLLDRTLAEIRKCKFSLNIDESTSNSHKRVFAILVSYFSETEQHVVVEHLASIEVIKVDTKSLYIFTEHR